A single window of Sphingobacteriales bacterium DNA harbors:
- a CDS encoding DUF4918 family protein, translated as MKNIAERIITFNKQIKIDLDTSEIYVLGKKNEDFITKINSEIKLFDRICILEHPRYIQQYKSKEKQLYIDKYILTFEGKL; from the coding sequence ATGAAAAACATTGCAGAAAGAATAATTACATTCAACAAGCAAATTAAAATTGATTTAGATACTTCTGAAATATATGTCTTAGGAAAGAAAAATGAAGATTTTATTACAAAAATAAATTCTGAAATTAAGCTATTTGATAGAATATGTATCTTAGAACATCCAAGGTATATTCAGCAGTATAAATCAAAAGAAAAACAATTGTATATTGATAAATATATTCTAACATTTGAAGGCAAATTATAA
- a CDS encoding helix-turn-helix transcriptional regulator, protein MFSCDKAKKYSDEQVVPYHVLGYIVSGKLEMNFSNTKIIAEVGDIALIRKNELVKVLKIPAENGQPFKAINIIFSDEILRNYALAQKISVQEKYTGEPIIDLSNNRFIRAFWNSLFPYFDEPNKFSEKMADIKTNEAIELLLSSNPDIKNILFDLSEPYKIDLEKYMVTNFTFNISIAEFARLTGRSISTFKRDFKKVFDDTPEKWLLNKRLEEAKFLLQEKNQKPTEVYYHVGFENFSHFSKAFKNRFGTNASKFG, encoded by the coding sequence ATAGTTTCTGGTAAATTAGAAATGAATTTTTCCAATACTAAGATTATTGCAGAAGTTGGCGATATTGCACTTATCAGAAAAAATGAATTGGTAAAAGTATTGAAAATTCCAGCTGAAAATGGACAACCATTCAAAGCCATCAATATTATTTTTAGCGATGAAATTTTGCGCAATTATGCATTGGCTCAAAAAATTTCTGTACAAGAAAAATACACAGGAGAACCAATTATAGATTTAAGTAATAATCGTTTTATCAGAGCATTTTGGAATTCTTTATTTCCTTATTTCGATGAGCCTAATAAGTTCAGCGAAAAAATGGCAGACATCAAAACCAATGAAGCTATTGAATTATTATTATCCAGCAATCCTGATATAAAAAATATTTTGTTTGATTTGAGTGAACCATATAAAATAGATTTGGAAAAATATATGGTTACAAATTTCACCTTCAATATTTCTATTGCAGAATTTGCGAGATTAACAGGACGCAGTATCTCAACTTTTAAAAGAGATTTTAAAAAAGTATTCGATGACACGCCAGAAAAATGGCTACTCAACAAACGATTAGAAGAAGCAAAATTTTTACTTCAAGAAAAAAATCAAAAACCTACAGAAGTATATTATCATGTAGGCTTCGAAAATTTTTCTCATTTTTCTAAAGCATTTAAAAATAGATTTGGTACAAATGCATCAAAATTTGGTTAG